In a single window of the Chiloscyllium punctatum isolate Juve2018m chromosome 25, sChiPun1.3, whole genome shotgun sequence genome:
- the LOC140496014 gene encoding sestrin-1-like isoform X2: MGADNERTHLLFVKALGSRSCLDGVVQLMGCHPQYLESFLKTQHYLLHMDGPLPFHYRHYIAIMAAARHQSSYLVEVHINQFLQVGGDPQWLQGLDCIPQRLRNLNEINKILAHRPWLITKQHIENLLKTGEHCWSLAELVHGVVLLAHYHSLASFVFGCGISAEGGHEGGHVLRPSSINNQGDTTNGNGNIPDPSLAHRRRRSVDYSSDSEYLADRIQKFQAEKENEEEMLRDEIWMGLETEKDTSPPTRALEDKPVTMPDLSCYVEDPEFGYPEFARRSGEQLPVFRAQDYSWEDHGFSLVNRLYSDIGHLLDEKFRTVYSLKNGNMAKQRGCDFSALKRGIWNYIHCMFGIRYDDYDYGEVNLFLERNLKVYLKTVTCYPEKTKPQMFERYWRQFKYSEKVRVNLLILEARMQAELLYALHAITHYMIS; the protein is encoded by the exons ATGGGTGCAGACAATGAGCGGACTCACCTGCTGTTTGTGAAAGCGCTGGGCAGTAGGAGCTGTCTGGACGGAGTCGTGCAACTCATGGGATGCCACCCTCAGTACTTGGAGTCATTCCTGAAAACCCAACACTACCTGCTGCATATGGACGGACCTCTTCCCTTCCACTACAGACACTACATCGCCATTATG GCGGCAGCTCGACACCAGTCCTCTTACTTGGTGGAAGTTCACATTAATCAGTTTTTGCAGGTGGGTGGTGACCCACAGTGGTTACAGGGGCTTGACTGTATCCCTCAGAGACTGAGGAACCTCAATGAGATCAACAAGATCCTGGCACACAGGCCCTGGCTCATCACCAAGCAACACATTGAG AATTTGCTGAAAACTGGAGAGCATTGCTGGTCACTGGCAGAGCTGGTGCATGGCGTTGTGCTGCTGGCTCATTACCACTCGCTGGCGAGTTTTGTATTTGGCTGTGGAataagtgctgagggaggacaTGAGGGTGGCCATGTCTTAAGGCCATCATCAATTAACAACCAAGGAGACACAACGAATGGAAATGGTAACATCCCAGACCCATCACTGGCGCATCGCAGGCGAAGG TCAGTGGATTATTCCAGTGATTCCGAATATTTGGCAGACAGGATTCAGAAATTTCAAGCTGAGAAAGAGAATGAAGAAGAGATGCTGCGGGATGAAATATGGATGGGACTAGAGACAGAAAAAGACACAAGTCCACCAACCAGAG CTCTGGAGGATAAACCTGTCACAATGCCTGACTTGTCCTGTTATGTAGAAGACCCTGAGTTTGGTTACCCTGAGTTCGCCAGAAGAAGTGGAGAGCAGCTACCCGTTTTCCGGGCTCAG GACTATTCCTGGGAAGACCATGGCTTCTCGCTCGTGAACCGGCTGTATTCAGACATTGGCCACCTTCTGGACGAAAAGTTCCGCACTGTGTACAGCCTGAAGAACGGCAACATGGCCAAACAGCGGGGCTGCGACTTCTCAGCACTCAAAAGGGGCATTTGGAACTACATCCATTGCATGTTTGGTATTAG GTACGATGATTATGATTACGGTGAGGTGAATCTTTTCTTGGAGAGGAACCTGAAGGTTTACTTAAAGACTGTGACTTGCTACCCAGAAAAAACAAAGCCTCAGATGTTTGAGAGATACTGGAGGCAGTTTAAATATTCAGAAAAG